The following coding sequences lie in one Treponema sp. OMZ 790 genomic window:
- a CDS encoding FapA family protein encodes MIRLNQIQEKMSEMHELDSGRFFVDISGETLDEALANAAIQLGMPVSSIDYEILQKGASGFFAIIPKEWKIRAYETIKVKKQQNIEEETDETQETIEGDVIVNKDGMGYVFCAADGIYFKVTAPSGTGRALDIKAARDRFRDRALPIPEDDVLSTILDEKTGEYVRVAPYNRIPGNDAAMAVNISDDEMKAYLYVTPPTAGGVDLSADTIIAFLKNNRIIVGINEERVREFQDSPVYREDYLVAEGIAPQNGADAKILYNFEVDNTQVRLQETRSGQINFKELNLIQNVVEGQPVAQKVPAQRGKPGKTVTGKYLDALNGKDIVMPVGKNTKIAADGLTIVAEVNGQVLLVKNKITVQEIYVVEGDVSIRTGNITFLGSVFVNGNVDDGFVIKASGNIEVKGSVGRAELDTEGDIVVSQGIMGKEGGVIRAGKSIWSKFIQNTDVVEAGDMVIVSDGIIKSNVMANRKIICRGKKADIISGNLSASESISARNLGSVSGGNDLVLSVGFDPKSKERLNFLMQKQEMDQKTLEDLKLNLMSLEELKSKRGELPKDKEENYNKMSEYKYTLQTEIHEVEKEITQIKEYLNTLKNQGRVSASGHVYPGVRIVIRDTVEDVRMDCKATTFYLDKGIVRYGKYQEDNDEDAKKVPSGYSTN; translated from the coding sequence ATGATTAGGCTTAATCAAATACAGGAAAAAATGTCTGAAATGCATGAACTGGATTCCGGCCGTTTTTTTGTTGATATAAGCGGAGAAACCCTTGATGAAGCCCTTGCAAATGCAGCCATACAGTTAGGGATGCCTGTTTCCTCGATAGACTACGAGATTCTACAAAAAGGAGCTTCCGGTTTTTTTGCAATAATTCCGAAAGAGTGGAAAATAAGGGCTTATGAAACCATAAAAGTAAAAAAACAGCAAAATATTGAAGAAGAAACGGATGAAACTCAAGAGACAATTGAAGGCGATGTAATTGTCAATAAGGATGGAATGGGGTATGTCTTCTGTGCGGCGGACGGTATCTACTTTAAAGTTACGGCCCCTTCAGGTACAGGCCGGGCTCTCGATATAAAGGCCGCAAGAGACAGGTTTAGGGATAGAGCTCTTCCTATTCCGGAAGATGATGTGCTTTCTACCATATTGGATGAAAAAACCGGAGAATATGTCAGAGTTGCTCCATACAACCGCATTCCGGGAAATGATGCCGCTATGGCCGTTAATATAAGCGATGATGAAATGAAGGCCTATCTCTATGTTACTCCTCCTACTGCAGGCGGTGTAGACCTTTCGGCAGATACGATTATAGCTTTTTTAAAGAATAACAGGATAATTGTCGGAATAAACGAGGAGAGGGTCAGAGAGTTTCAAGATTCTCCCGTTTACCGTGAAGATTATTTGGTCGCAGAAGGTATAGCTCCTCAAAACGGAGCTGATGCAAAAATTCTTTATAACTTTGAAGTAGATAATACGCAGGTACGTTTGCAGGAAACCCGGTCGGGACAAATTAACTTTAAAGAGCTGAACTTGATCCAAAATGTTGTTGAAGGTCAGCCTGTAGCTCAAAAGGTTCCTGCACAACGCGGAAAGCCGGGCAAAACCGTTACAGGAAAATATCTTGATGCCCTTAACGGAAAAGATATTGTAATGCCTGTTGGTAAAAACACAAAGATTGCCGCTGACGGCCTAACTATAGTTGCTGAGGTAAACGGACAGGTTCTTTTGGTAAAAAACAAGATTACCGTACAAGAAATTTACGTAGTAGAAGGCGATGTTTCAATAAGAACAGGAAACATTACATTCTTAGGTTCCGTCTTTGTAAATGGAAATGTGGATGATGGTTTTGTTATAAAGGCCTCCGGAAATATAGAGGTTAAAGGTTCTGTCGGCCGGGCCGAACTTGATACCGAGGGCGATATAGTTGTAAGCCAAGGTATTATGGGTAAAGAAGGCGGCGTTATACGGGCAGGAAAATCCATATGGTCTAAATTTATTCAAAATACGGACGTTGTTGAAGCAGGCGACATGGTAATAGTTTCGGACGGTATTATAAAATCGAATGTAATGGCCAACCGTAAAATTATATGCCGCGGAAAGAAGGCCGATATAATAAGCGGAAATTTAAGTGCTTCCGAATCCATTTCGGCAAGGAATTTAGGAAGTGTTTCAGGCGGAAACGATCTTGTCTTAAGTGTAGGCTTCGATCCCAAAAGCAAGGAACGCTTAAACTTTTTGATGCAAAAACAAGAAATGGATCAAAAAACTTTGGAAGATTTAAAGCTCAATTTGATGAGTCTTGAAGAGCTTAAATCCAAACGGGGAGAACTTCCAAAAGACAAAGAAGAAAATTACAACAAAATGAGCGAGTATAAGTATACTCTGCAAACTGAAATTCATGAAGTAGAAAAAGAAATTACTCAAATAAAAGAGTATCTAAATACCTTGAAAAATCAGGGACGTGTTTCCGCTTCCGGTCATGTATATCCGGGAGTGCGCATAGTAATCAGAGATACTGTCGAAGATGTAAGAATGGATTGCAAGGCTACTACATTCTACCTTGACAAGGGAATTGTGCGTTACGGAAAATATCAAGAAGATAACGATGAGGATGCTAAGAAGGTTCCAAGTGGCTATTCAACCAATTGA
- a CDS encoding DUF2156 domain-containing protein: MSIPQYPEFAPISLEMQSEMDFYLKSLPDGISELTFLNLYLFRHNYKYQVTKTDKLLIIIGEYKGESFFITPCCTVNVEITKELLAKYKKWMILSKSFLDNNSNTFNLPFFKELKIEEDRDNFDYVYLRQNLAELKGKDFHKKKTHINKFEKSYDKIKIEPLTLENVEDAKKVLAEWNSTKPDSTPENSDYEAALEALSILSRTSMMGIVLYVWDEPVAWTLAEITQNNKTAVVLFEKALVSYKGSFQYINYAFAGYLPEHIEFINREQDLGDEGLRQAKMTYKPIKFIKKYRILS; this comes from the coding sequence ATGAGTATACCACAGTATCCCGAATTTGCTCCTATTTCACTGGAAATGCAATCCGAAATGGATTTTTACTTAAAAAGTCTTCCCGACGGAATATCGGAACTGACTTTTTTGAATTTATACCTTTTTAGGCATAATTATAAGTATCAAGTAACAAAAACGGACAAACTATTGATAATAATCGGAGAATATAAAGGTGAAAGCTTTTTTATTACTCCATGCTGCACCGTAAATGTCGAAATAACGAAAGAACTATTAGCAAAATATAAAAAATGGATGATTCTTTCAAAATCTTTTTTGGATAACAATTCAAATACCTTTAACCTTCCTTTTTTTAAAGAACTAAAGATTGAAGAAGACAGGGATAATTTTGATTACGTTTATCTCAGACAAAATTTGGCAGAATTAAAAGGCAAGGATTTTCATAAAAAAAAGACCCACATAAACAAATTTGAAAAATCCTATGACAAGATAAAAATTGAACCGCTCACCCTTGAAAATGTCGAAGATGCAAAAAAGGTTCTTGCAGAATGGAATAGCACAAAACCGGATTCAACTCCTGAAAATTCCGACTATGAAGCAGCTTTAGAGGCTCTTTCAATTTTAAGCCGAACCTCGATGATGGGAATCGTTCTCTACGTTTGGGATGAACCTGTAGCCTGGACCTTGGCAGAAATCACTCAAAATAATAAAACTGCCGTGGTGTTATTCGAAAAAGCTCTAGTCTCCTACAAAGGAAGTTTTCAGTACATTAACTATGCCTTTGCAGGTTATCTACCTGAACATATCGAATTCATAAACAGAGAGCAAGATTTAGGCGATGAAGGCCTGAGGCAAGCAAAAATGACATATAAACCGATAAAATTCATAAAAAAGTATAGAATTTTATCTTAA
- a CDS encoding alpha-amylase family glycosyl hydrolase: MAVNSFFQKMEFHINGDVRKKCNLKSVLFSSCGNAVFENISEVHNFVFNFNSCIKEGIFGKNQKYLQAGELNAMGIFDEVLHYVLRLYRQNIDDDFFVKGYEFIDKEFKNRNFHGLDFLLKEFCKNFPPRNVYTDKLSLDKWLESNDEASNVPNKLLALEELILLCLANRNPANAQFAVLFNDINLKTIDSYKLFWETAKKWSKKNKPIGSKLGNGQNEMDILSFLEEPVKRCPYSIFGQLNYVKEHWAGFTQNLLLKVLGAEDLIREEEKAGWGPPQGGGFDVPVYTFENLLKEYEAFTPDKNWMPNLVLIAKSTLVWLDQLSKKYSAPITRLDQIPDEELRFFADAGITGLWLIGVWQRSEASRRIKEICGNPDAAASAYSIYDYDIAEELGGWPALANLRERAREFGIRMAADMVPNHTGLDSKWIMEDPNLFLQTRESPFPAYNYDTENLSRDGRTSVYLEKGYYSKTDCAVVFKRVDNYTGDVRYIYHGNDGTGLPWNDTAQIDFLNSEAREKVIQKILHVARNFPIIRFDAAMVLAKKHIRRLWYPAPGSGGDIASRSCYALSIEEFEKRIPEEFWREVVDRCAKEAPDTLLLAEAFWMMEGYFVRTLGMHRVYNSAFMNMLKKEENAKYRETIKNTLEFDPEVLRRYVNFMNNPDEETAIAQFGDGDKYFGICTMMSAMPGLPMFGHGQLEGFTEKYGMEYRRAYKDETVNRGLLERHKKEIFPLLKRRHIFSGVEKFRLFDFWNEGNVNENVFVWSNFFDGERSLIFYNNAYERASGWIKLSAAFALKNAKNEKELRQETLMTSLNLSSGEAYFTVFYEQRSSLFFLRKNSELAEKGFFAALDGYQCQVFLSIYEVKDEEGYYSELYQKTDGRGFKDIDFEINKCKYGKLYECFKDLSIKDYFPQILEYYDACKNKKTAVENISKKLCPSIQEFFDSFNAEFVKIFPHDENKPHFSLFKNSIARFFNILYLCADDTYPAEKEFKIQGFDLFVNDLKALAFGTKENALLYAAGLLLSALFKFFPEEKIRLCRFDFVLAEQLCSFGLSESNATSSLFLLNRLFYFTENKSSSFQNQEFGRERLKVFIDFCAHDEAVKKYLGLNEWDGEVWFNKESVERLILIDILYKFVWENSEDSFDFLSLKPYVNAYSAMTEALFDAEYRLKNIIDFSDKQN, translated from the coding sequence ATGGCCGTAAACTCTTTTTTTCAAAAAATGGAATTTCACATTAACGGAGATGTCCGCAAAAAGTGTAACTTAAAATCGGTTCTTTTTTCTTCATGCGGAAATGCAGTATTTGAAAATATATCTGAAGTTCATAACTTTGTTTTTAATTTTAATTCGTGTATAAAAGAGGGCATTTTTGGAAAGAATCAAAAATATTTGCAGGCCGGCGAATTAAATGCGATGGGAATTTTTGACGAAGTTCTCCATTATGTTTTAAGGCTCTACCGTCAAAATATCGATGACGATTTTTTTGTTAAAGGATATGAATTTATCGATAAGGAATTTAAAAATAGAAATTTTCACGGTCTTGATTTTTTGCTAAAAGAGTTTTGCAAAAATTTTCCGCCGAGGAATGTTTATACCGATAAACTGTCTTTAGATAAATGGCTTGAATCAAATGATGAAGCATCAAATGTACCGAATAAATTGCTCGCACTTGAAGAACTTATCCTACTCTGCCTTGCAAATAGAAATCCTGCAAATGCGCAGTTTGCAGTTTTATTTAATGACATAAATTTAAAAACAATCGATTCATATAAGCTTTTTTGGGAAACGGCAAAAAAATGGTCAAAAAAGAATAAACCCATAGGGAGCAAGTTAGGAAACGGGCAAAATGAGATGGATATTCTTTCTTTTTTGGAAGAACCGGTGAAGCGATGCCCTTACAGTATTTTTGGCCAGCTGAATTATGTAAAGGAACACTGGGCGGGATTTACTCAAAATCTTTTGCTTAAAGTCTTAGGTGCCGAGGATCTTATTCGCGAAGAGGAAAAAGCCGGCTGGGGGCCGCCCCAAGGCGGAGGTTTTGATGTTCCTGTCTACACCTTTGAAAATTTATTAAAAGAGTACGAGGCCTTTACCCCCGATAAAAATTGGATGCCGAATCTTGTCCTGATAGCAAAGAGCACCTTGGTTTGGCTGGATCAGCTGAGTAAAAAATATTCTGCTCCGATTACCCGTTTGGACCAAATCCCCGATGAGGAGCTTAGATTTTTTGCGGATGCAGGAATAACGGGGCTTTGGCTGATAGGCGTTTGGCAGCGCTCCGAGGCAAGCCGCCGTATTAAAGAGATTTGCGGAAATCCGGATGCGGCCGCAAGTGCATACAGTATCTACGACTATGACATTGCCGAGGAACTGGGCGGCTGGCCGGCTCTGGCTAATTTGCGGGAAAGAGCCCGGGAATTCGGAATCAGAATGGCAGCCGATATGGTTCCAAATCACACAGGCCTTGATTCCAAATGGATTATGGAAGACCCGAATCTTTTTTTGCAGACAAGGGAGTCTCCCTTTCCTGCTTATAATTACGATACCGAAAACCTTTCCCGTGATGGGAGAACAAGCGTTTATCTTGAAAAGGGCTATTATTCAAAGACGGATTGTGCCGTGGTTTTTAAGCGTGTCGATAACTATACAGGCGATGTGCGCTATATCTACCACGGGAATGACGGCACGGGCCTTCCTTGGAACGATACGGCTCAAATAGATTTTTTAAATAGTGAAGCCCGCGAAAAGGTTATCCAAAAAATTCTCCATGTTGCGCGTAATTTTCCCATAATACGCTTTGATGCGGCCATGGTGCTTGCCAAAAAACATATCCGCCGCCTATGGTATCCGGCTCCCGGTTCAGGCGGAGATATCGCAAGCCGTTCCTGCTATGCCCTTTCGATAGAGGAATTTGAAAAAAGAATCCCCGAAGAGTTTTGGAGGGAGGTTGTAGACCGCTGTGCAAAGGAAGCTCCCGACACCCTCCTGCTTGCCGAAGCTTTTTGGATGATGGAAGGCTACTTTGTGCGCACCCTCGGAATGCATCGCGTATATAATTCCGCTTTTATGAATATGCTCAAAAAAGAAGAAAATGCCAAATACAGGGAAACCATCAAAAACACCCTTGAGTTTGACCCGGAAGTTTTGAGGCGCTATGTAAACTTTATGAATAACCCCGATGAAGAAACTGCAATAGCCCAATTCGGAGACGGGGATAAATACTTCGGCATTTGTACAATGATGTCGGCGATGCCCGGGCTTCCCATGTTCGGGCATGGTCAGCTCGAAGGTTTTACCGAAAAATACGGAATGGAATATAGAAGAGCTTATAAGGATGAGACTGTAAATCGAGGCCTTCTTGAAAGGCATAAAAAAGAAATTTTTCCTCTTTTAAAAAGACGGCATATTTTTTCGGGTGTTGAAAAATTTAGGCTCTTTGATTTTTGGAATGAGGGAAACGTAAACGAAAATGTCTTTGTTTGGTCAAACTTTTTTGACGGGGAGCGTTCATTGATTTTTTATAATAATGCCTATGAAAGAGCTTCAGGCTGGATTAAGCTTTCAGCGGCCTTTGCCTTAAAAAATGCAAAAAATGAAAAGGAGTTAAGGCAGGAAACTCTTATGACCTCTCTTAATCTAAGTTCGGGAGAGGCCTATTTTACGGTGTTTTATGAGCAGCGATCTTCCTTATTCTTTTTAAGAAAAAATTCCGAACTTGCAGAAAAAGGTTTTTTTGCAGCCTTGGATGGTTATCAGTGCCAAGTTTTTTTGAGTATCTATGAGGTAAAGGATGAGGAGGGGTATTATAGCGAACTTTACCAAAAAACGGACGGCAGGGGTTTTAAAGATATTGACTTTGAAATAAATAAATGTAAATACGGCAAGTTATACGAATGTTTTAAAGATTTAAGTATAAAAGACTATTTTCCGCAAATTCTTGAGTATTATGATGCCTGCAAAAATAAAAAAACGGCTGTTGAAAATATCTCAAAAAAACTTTGTCCGAGTATTCAGGAATTTTTTGATTCCTTTAATGCCGAGTTTGTTAAAATTTTCCCCCATGATGAAAACAAACCTCATTTTTCTTTATTTAAAAATTCTATAGCTCGTTTTTTTAATATTTTGTATCTTTGTGCTGATGACACTTATCCGGCAGAAAAAGAATTTAAGATCCAAGGCTTTGATCTCTTTGTAAATGATCTTAAAGCCTTGGCTTTTGGCACAAAAGAGAATGCTCTTTTGTATGCGGCAGGTCTTTTATTGTCGGCATTGTTCAAATTCTTCCCTGAAGAAAAAATTCGGCTTTGCCGGTTTGATTTTGTTCTTGCTGAACAGCTTTGCAGTTTTGGCCTTTCCGAATCAAATGCAACGTCTTCATTGTTTTTGCTAAACCGCTTATTTTATTTTACGGAAAATAAAAGCTCCTCTTTTCAGAATCAGGAATTTGGCAGGGAGCGGCTTAAAGTTTTTATAGATTTTTGTGCTCACGATGAAGCCGTCAAAAAATATCTCGGTCTAAACGAATGGGATGGAGAAGTTTGGTTTAATAAAGAGTCCGTGGAAAGATTAATTCTCATAGATATTCTATATAAATTTGTATGGGAAAATTCGGAAGATTCTTTTGATTTTTTGTCTCTAAAACCTTATGTAAATGCTTATTCGGCTATGACCGAGGCTCTTTTTGATGCCGAATACAGGTTAAAAAATATTATTGATTTTTCGGATAAGCAGAACTAG
- a CDS encoding threonine synthase yields MDLVSTRNGNKIVSFYEAVTSCMPADGGLYIPKEAFDLNDWINHLNETSSFTSIAGTLTSALLQEEFSPAVSERIAVSAFGKYSPRLRQLDEKLFLLDLFHGPTGCHRDFGFLWFASVLEHILTINDKKAIVLGTGTKKNGQSMAAAFGNKKRVKTLLIHPKGYASGIPEQYLAENGGSIYSMECDGDIKDVEALKRSVYLDRNLVEKYGLTLANTVNIGRLLPQIFFYFYAFTRLRKNTFGEIYYALHSGNYGNLAAGLFAWKSGLSLNGFITDSTPELSANKDGDCFCKTMEIPLNQRNAADPVSPSNIERLEQIFEISPAIMKALIFPKPVEQKDYKELIRKAYQRYGIMIDTSTAAAYGAAIKSKILKNKGPETMILIAKDHPAFEADIIQEACGEKPNQPEYMNDLEKPIKNIKKIQASKKEIENMLQYMER; encoded by the coding sequence ATGGATTTAGTAAGCACAAGAAACGGTAACAAAATAGTATCCTTTTATGAAGCAGTAACAAGCTGTATGCCGGCCGACGGAGGTCTTTATATTCCGAAAGAAGCCTTTGATTTAAATGACTGGATAAACCATTTAAATGAAACATCAAGTTTTACATCTATTGCAGGAACTCTAACTTCAGCCCTCTTGCAAGAAGAATTCAGTCCCGCCGTTTCGGAACGCATTGCAGTTTCGGCCTTTGGAAAATACAGCCCCAGATTGCGGCAATTAGACGAAAAACTGTTTTTGCTGGATCTCTTTCACGGCCCCACCGGCTGTCATAGAGATTTCGGCTTTTTATGGTTTGCTTCAGTTCTTGAACATATTTTAACAATTAACGATAAAAAAGCCATAGTTTTGGGCACGGGTACCAAAAAAAACGGACAAAGCATGGCTGCAGCTTTCGGAAACAAAAAAAGAGTTAAGACCCTTTTAATACACCCCAAAGGCTATGCATCCGGTATACCCGAACAATACTTAGCCGAAAACGGGGGTTCAATTTACTCGATGGAATGCGATGGAGACATAAAGGATGTGGAAGCCTTAAAACGATCCGTATATCTTGATAGAAACCTTGTAGAAAAATACGGCCTTACTCTGGCAAATACGGTAAATATAGGCCGTCTTTTACCCCAAATATTTTTCTACTTTTATGCCTTTACGCGCTTAAGAAAAAACACCTTTGGCGAGATATACTACGCTCTTCACTCAGGCAATTACGGAAATCTTGCAGCCGGACTTTTTGCATGGAAAAGCGGACTTTCTTTAAACGGCTTTATTACCGATTCTACACCTGAGCTTTCAGCAAACAAAGACGGAGACTGCTTTTGTAAAACCATGGAAATTCCTTTAAATCAAAGAAATGCGGCAGACCCTGTAAGCCCTTCAAACATCGAACGGTTGGAACAAATTTTCGAAATAAGCCCTGCAATTATGAAGGCTCTGATTTTTCCCAAACCGGTAGAACAAAAGGATTATAAGGAGCTTATCAGAAAGGCCTATCAACGCTATGGAATTATGATAGATACCTCAACAGCAGCCGCCTATGGAGCTGCCATAAAGAGCAAAATTCTCAAAAACAAGGGGCCCGAAACTATGATTCTTATAGCAAAGGATCATCCGGCCTTTGAAGCCGATATAATACAAGAAGCCTGCGGCGAAAAACCGAATCAACCGGAATACATGAATGACTTGGAAAAGCCCATAAAAAATATAAAAAAGATACAGGCATCTAAAAAAGAAATTGAAAATATGCTACAATATATGGAGAGGTAG
- a CDS encoding DUF2715 domain-containing protein, with the protein MKNKKMIFVFVMLAACIGFVFADFAISVGPAYTNYFTKSDTKVSFDAAYSSIQTALTDVKNEKNNAAGVALDLRAGLFYMMAQIAFPGKNHKALLSQAGNAKNFVSKNSVIFDSQLGAGLTLFKKSRFNLFLGGGLGLNAMKSTQTATILGQGISYEKLDVMFGLGANVLASFYFTDMIGIYAGIADTFYFAPLKVEKTFKIAGVADYVASHKNGKVGNVIANSLNLKLGLSLRF; encoded by the coding sequence ATGAAGAACAAGAAAATGATTTTTGTTTTTGTCATGCTGGCTGCATGTATCGGTTTTGTATTTGCAGATTTTGCTATTTCTGTGGGGCCTGCTTATACAAATTATTTTACAAAATCGGATACCAAAGTTAGTTTTGATGCAGCTTATAGCAGCATTCAGACTGCTTTGACCGATGTAAAAAATGAAAAAAATAATGCAGCCGGTGTTGCTTTGGATCTTAGAGCCGGACTCTTTTATATGATGGCTCAGATTGCTTTCCCGGGAAAGAATCATAAAGCTCTTCTTTCTCAAGCCGGAAATGCCAAGAATTTTGTATCAAAGAACAGCGTTATCTTTGATTCACAGCTGGGAGCAGGATTGACTTTATTTAAAAAATCAAGGTTTAACCTCTTTCTGGGCGGCGGTCTTGGTTTAAATGCGATGAAGTCTACACAAACTGCTACTATACTTGGTCAAGGCATATCATACGAAAAATTGGACGTTATGTTCGGTTTAGGCGCAAATGTATTGGCTAGTTTTTATTTTACCGATATGATAGGTATTTATGCAGGTATTGCCGATACTTTCTATTTTGCTCCTTTAAAAGTTGAGAAAACTTTTAAAATAGCCGGTGTAGCAGACTATGTTGCTTCCCATAAAAATGGGAAGGTTGGCAATGTTATTGCCAATAGTTTAAACTTAAAACTCGGTCTTTCACTCAGATTTTAA
- a CDS encoding DUF2715 domain-containing protein: MKKIILIIAALSCMVSLTAFDFMDISGDVGLGYMNYTIVNKYDNSKVIELLSDDLKALLGGEGTLRIRDIKAKDIYNALVLGLSLKMSYVYTNINVGFPFKEIPTGFDPLAQKLKDKGVTDSIKGSVIFDGQLGVGITLMEKSPVNIFLGGGFGINYVRMTRNLPKDFLSGTNVDSLKEIRSIGMFGLGADIGIKYFILPKVGLCLDIKDTIYFLPLANKRFYRGTARGIPFDYSINKEAAGELNIKKMIKSTWANNFTIRLGVALKL; encoded by the coding sequence ATGAAAAAAATTATCTTAATTATTGCAGCCCTTAGCTGTATGGTTTCACTGACGGCTTTTGACTTTATGGATATATCGGGCGACGTCGGATTGGGATACATGAATTATACCATAGTCAATAAATACGATAACTCAAAGGTTATCGAACTATTGAGTGATGACTTAAAAGCCTTATTGGGCGGGGAAGGAACATTAAGGATAAGAGATATAAAAGCAAAAGATATTTATAATGCTCTTGTACTTGGGCTTTCTTTGAAGATGAGCTATGTTTACACCAACATTAATGTAGGGTTTCCCTTCAAAGAAATTCCTACAGGCTTTGACCCCCTTGCTCAAAAATTAAAAGATAAGGGTGTTACGGACAGCATAAAAGGATCTGTCATATTTGACGGCCAATTGGGTGTGGGTATTACTCTTATGGAAAAATCGCCTGTAAATATATTCTTGGGCGGGGGATTTGGTATAAATTATGTCAGAATGACTCGTAATTTGCCTAAAGATTTTCTTAGTGGAACTAATGTTGATAGTCTGAAGGAGATACGAAGTATCGGTATGTTCGGACTCGGCGCAGATATAGGTATAAAGTATTTTATTTTACCGAAGGTCGGCCTTTGTCTGGATATAAAAGATACGATATATTTTTTACCGTTAGCAAATAAACGCTTCTATCGAGGTACTGCAAGAGGTATTCCGTTTGATTATTCTATCAATAAAGAGGCTGCCGGTGAGCTCAATATTAAAAAGATGATAAAGTCCACTTGGGCTAATAATTTTACTATAAGGCTAGGTGTTGCCTTAAAGTTATAG
- a CDS encoding DUF4349 domain-containing protein, producing MKHIVFKFLYLSLALSIFLSCSVKKDSYADTEENRFNAYSAESKSSSTDYEFEIAKRAQTEDKNTLSLDARDIERKLIKTGFIEFETDDIKKTREIIENLVSKYQAYISQEDEKHFHSSIRQTISIRIPKENFENFLNEITAGIKNLDNKNITVEDVTEEFVDSLARLKVKKETEQTYLKILSQAKTVKDILEVQNQIQDLRSDIEAIEGRLRYLQKSVNYSTLNISMYQIINGSIARPAFFTKALNAVKDGIGLFSDIILGILYLWIFILIIAVILMIVIKKRTARKAKKEENLN from the coding sequence ATGAAACATATTGTTTTTAAGTTTTTATATTTGAGCTTGGCATTAAGTATCTTTCTTTCTTGCAGTGTCAAAAAAGATTCTTACGCCGATACCGAAGAAAACCGATTCAACGCTTATAGTGCGGAATCCAAAAGCTCATCAACCGATTACGAGTTTGAAATAGCAAAGAGAGCCCAAACAGAAGATAAAAATACACTAAGTTTGGATGCCCGTGATATAGAACGAAAACTTATAAAAACAGGTTTTATAGAATTCGAAACGGACGACATAAAAAAAACAAGAGAAATAATCGAAAACCTTGTGTCAAAATATCAAGCCTACATAAGTCAAGAAGATGAAAAACATTTTCATTCAAGTATCAGACAGACAATCAGCATCAGAATACCGAAAGAAAATTTTGAGAATTTTTTAAATGAAATTACCGCAGGAATTAAAAACCTGGATAATAAAAATATTACGGTTGAAGATGTTACGGAAGAATTCGTAGACAGCCTTGCCCGTCTAAAAGTAAAAAAAGAAACCGAACAAACTTACTTAAAAATTTTAAGTCAGGCTAAAACGGTAAAAGATATTTTAGAAGTTCAAAACCAAATTCAAGATTTACGTTCCGACATTGAAGCAATTGAAGGCCGTTTACGCTATTTACAAAAATCGGTAAATTACAGTACTTTAAACATTTCAATGTATCAAATTATAAACGGCAGTATAGCAAGGCCGGCATTTTTTACCAAAGCTCTTAATGCAGTAAAAGACGGAATAGGCCTTTTTAGCGATATAATTCTAGGTATTCTTTATCTTTGGATATTTATACTCATAATTGCAGTAATTTTGATGATTGTCATCAAAAAACGCACCGCTAGAAAAGCAAAAAAGGAAGAAAATTTGAATTAA
- the whiG gene encoding RNA polymerase sigma factor WhiG encodes MANTDYENIPEEELWEKYKKTSDPKIREYFILKYAPLVKYVAGKVGIGMPTNVEFDDLVGYGVFGLLDAIEKYDLDKNVKFNTYAVNRIRGAIFDELRSIDWVPRSVRQKSREIEEIIADLEARLGRSASNEEIASAMGLDIEEYNSLLLKISATSVISLTDLRFSNDDSEEFSVGDIIEAPSSLNPDVIVEREDIKRVIVEAIKELPDREKKVLIMYYYEDMTLREIGEVLHVTESRVSQIHTSANVKLRAKLSSVTKGIK; translated from the coding sequence ATGGCAAATACGGATTATGAAAATATACCTGAAGAAGAACTTTGGGAAAAATACAAAAAAACCTCAGATCCTAAAATCAGAGAATATTTTATTTTAAAGTATGCTCCATTGGTAAAGTATGTCGCCGGAAAGGTCGGTATAGGAATGCCTACCAATGTGGAATTTGATGATTTAGTAGGCTACGGCGTCTTCGGACTTTTAGACGCCATAGAGAAGTATGACCTCGATAAAAACGTTAAATTTAATACCTATGCCGTTAACCGAATCAGAGGAGCTATTTTTGATGAGTTGCGGTCTATAGACTGGGTTCCGCGTTCTGTACGTCAAAAAAGCCGCGAAATAGAAGAAATCATCGCCGACTTGGAAGCCCGGCTCGGCCGTTCCGCTTCAAATGAAGAAATAGCTTCTGCGATGGGATTGGATATTGAAGAATATAACTCTCTCCTGCTTAAAATATCTGCAACCAGCGTTATTTCGTTGACCGATTTAAGGTTTTCAAATGATGATTCGGAAGAATTCTCGGTAGGAGACATAATTGAAGCTCCTTCTTCTTTAAATCCCGACGTAATCGTGGAACGTGAAGACATAAAGCGGGTTATAGTTGAAGCTATTAAAGAATTGCCTGACAGAGAAAAAAAAGTTCTCATCATGTATTATTATGAAGACATGACTCTCAGAGAAATAGGTGAAGTCCTTCATGTAACCGAATCCAGAGTCTCCCAGATACATACAAGCGCAAATGTAAAATTAAGAGCCAAACTTTCTAGTGTTACAAAGGGCATAAAATAG